The Drosophila sulfurigaster albostrigata strain 15112-1811.04 chromosome 3, ASM2355843v2, whole genome shotgun sequence genomic sequence GCTCAAAATCAATGTTTTCTAATTCCGACAAGTGTGCTTAACTGAACAAATAtgatcaaatatattataatacaaacATATACTTAATTACccaataatatataattaaaaatcaccacaaaaattttccaaattattaaaattaaaaatgaattcaaagtTAGCTGCCGATGAAATTCGGTTGAATTTTGTgatgcatacttttaggcggaATTATAAACTAGTTGattccaattcaatttcatgtggcgcccaaaagtatgcaacataaatatttaaaatgactGCATTTTCCTCTTGCAGTGCTTACTTCTGCTGCTTGGCAGTCAGTCCACTGATGGTTTTATTATCCGTTTCATCACGGAGACGTTGCAGAACAATGTGGCAGGTGAGCCAGTAATTCACGAGCGGACCAACTGGAATTTCGATCCCGAGGGAGCGAAGAAGGCGCGTGCCATTTACTACGAGGTGAACTTTAAACATTTAACATAAGTTTAACAactttttagaaatatttttcaattcacAGAAAAACGGTTATCGTTCTGCGAAATTCATAGAGAGCATTGGCGTGGGACTCGATGGTTACCACGAGGAGcgtcgccagcagcagcaggaacgcGATGTGGGACGTCTCAATGGCGAACACTTTATCAACTTTCCCGCCGAGCCGCCTAGTCTATAAGGTAGACACTGGGGAGGGAGGAGAGGGTGGTAGGAAGAATATAGTAAATCCTAGATGCTTGTGGATGCATATCTAGCGCATTGtcatcattttaatttgctgcGATTAATTGTCATTAATGTGCTTCACAAggatttgcataatttgccAACGTTACACATATGTATTCATGCATCATTCAACTGCCAGGCTTATTGTTAATGGCACTTGAGTCAATGGGGAATGGGAGGGGATGACAAGAGGAGGGGAGAAGCTTcgtgtgttgttgtggttttaaTAAACGTTATTAGCGACTGCCAACTGCagattgcaactgcaaattgcGGCAATTACATTTCgccaaagcgaaagcaaaagcagctacttttataatttcataatacTGCGCATAATTGAAGCCAATTTCACTCGCAACTGGCAACGCGCAGTTGGCAACAGTCTCCCTTTGCCTGCAATCagtgcattgtgtgtgtgggtgcgtgTGAGCAGGACAAGAGAATAACTGACAGCGCCGATAAGTAGGCTACAAATAAATTGCGCACAATTGCAGGTAATTCGAATTTCGAACACACATTCCATAATCCGCTTGCAGTTGTAATTTCGCAAATGAAATACGTTGAAAGTGATTAAAGATTTAGTCTTTAGCATGAGTAaagaatacatacataagaaTAACATTTATAGATGCAGGCATTACatggaaatattttgttctctaCCTACTAAGCTTTCTTTTGTCAAGAATTTAACAAATGTTATATGTAGCTgtaagtatttaataaatatttaatgttatgcttgaaaatatgtattaaaatagttgctttttctttttttataattaagtacgaatataaaaaaagtgcTTAATAACACATTGATGGAAATCtcaatattaatatgaaaGGAGttgtcaataataataatataataaattaatttacatttgccCTCAACTAAACTTGACTTCCATTAGATCTTTTCGTATCCTCTTCCtatttttgtctttatttagtatataatcAATTGCCAATCTAAgtgacaacaaataaataagcgAAAGGAACATTAAACGAACGAAAACTGTCAAAGCAATCGTAAATGAGAACAGCGCGAAGCACCGAGATTAACTCAACAATGGGCAATGAGTTGTTGGAAGCGGAAATTAACTGGCGTGCATGCTGGCAAACTgcatcaaataaatgaaattacgcACAATTTGGCAAAGGTAAATGCGAGTCACACTGAATGGGACAGCGGAGTGAGcggaaatgcataaattacaaGTGTAAATCGGTTGCAAGAAAGAAGAGGAAACCGCTTGGCGGCACATGcgacgtatgcgtaatgcaccataaaattgtttaataaactGTTAATAGCGCATTGTAAACACTTTGGCGATAAGAAGGACAGAAGAACAGACAACACCCGTGTGAATTAACATTTGTTTGTTGGGGCGCAGTTTATGACACTAATTGAATACACGAGAAAATCAAACAGTCAGCTGATAAGACAAACAGTTGAGCAGCTGAGGCAAAAAggcaaaatcaatttaaagccTAATGCTAATGCAACAAGCatcaaataccaaaaatagacAACTTTCAGAGCccgaaaataaaacagcaatTCGTAGCCAATCAAAAGGTATAAAGGGATAAAGGGAAATGTGAAAGAGCgatagaattttattaaagccAAATATGTGTAATACAATCATAATGATATGGCAGGTATAAGAGAGATACATGTGTGGGTGGGTGGGGATTGCTAATGATCAGCGCGTTATCAACAGCgacatcaaataaaatatttaataaaaatcgacaacaacaacaaaaaaaaaaatgctgttgCCTATCACAggcagttgctgttgatggCTTATCAATGGGCTTCAATCAATTGGCCCGTTGTTGGGTATTAACTTTCATTTTGTACCGATTCTACTCTGACATCAATTGCTGTGAAAGCGGATTATttgtcataaaaatgaaacagCACAAATTTATGGGTTGAGTTGCGTTGAGTTCAAAAGGATGGAGGGAGGAAACGGGGGGAAAAGCGAAAATCAAACCGAAATTAAAATCCAACTAAACGATTTGTGTtggatttaaataaatgagttAGTAACaatatatagtaataataataaatgcaataaagaaataaataattgcaatttatgattatttataaataagtttaaaaagtaatatataataataataaatacaataaagtaaattgaaGAGTAAAAACATTCATGCTATTTtcgataattttaaaataagttgaCAACAAAAATGGACTCAAAACCTGTTGATAATGCATCAGAAACATTTGgtttttagttgcttttgtgtgtttggcacATCAAAAGGATTATGCATTATGTTTGTGTTATATTCCCTGGCTAGACATTGCATTAGGCCAAAAGCAGCGACAATGAATTTTGCCAACCATTTGTCCAGTTGCGCAAATCACTTAAAATAAgccacaatatatatatatatatagaggaATGGGAGGAAGAACGTTGGGTATTGGCATTATGCAAGTGCCTATTAAAAGCATTCTCAGCATTTTGTTGCAGCTTATTGGCAAGCTGCACCTGAAGAGGAGAAGAGAGGACAGAAGAAGTGAGGGGACTGGGGCCAAAGTTGAATTTCTTAATGCATTTCCGTAGCGCAATTGAAGTCAAACTCAAGCCAAGGACTCCTCGCTGCAGGCGACAGGCTAATgtacagcggcaacagcaacatgccACACAGCAAAAATGGCAGGCTGCATGCAACTGCGGCATGCAACTGAAAGGCAGCGTCGCAGTTGAGCtgtgagctgagctgagccaAAATGGCAAATCAACGTTGGCctttttcacattttgcatTAGTAGCTCTGcgcataaaatgtaatttataaaatgtaatataatatcaaCAGCACACACGGgggaaaaagaaagagagggacagagagagagtaagagagagggagagccaGACACACTGAGAACACAGTTGGCACACAAACAATGCCATAAACATAGCCATAATGTCAACTGGCTTTTGTCCTTGTGGCTCATGCCGGCgacctgctgctgttgccccTCTTCCCCTCTCCTCTCACCACTCTCCACCCTCCTCGAACTGCTTCTGTTCGcagcatttatattttatttcattaaaatgagCAGAAAACAACGTGgcttcagcatcagcatcagtcTCAGCTCTTGCAGCACTCCTTCTCTGCGGGCGCATATCCTTGTTCCTTTTTCGCCTTTATTATGATTTGAGGGTAATTACAATCCTTGCAGTCCAATTTTAATTCTATCATTGCGCCCGCATCTGCCACTGACAGTTAGTTGAGTTCatcttcgttttgttttgtgtccaCTTTGAATTTTATTCTCGCAATTATGAGTCATGCCAGATCCTTGCAAGTCCTTGCATGCCAAGCCATCAGCCATCAGCCATCAGGCAGCTAAATTCATTCGATAACTTTACTGCTGGCATGCATTAAGGCAACTATGCCATCGTCCTCGACTAATGCATAATGCAAACTCTTTTagtggcattgttgttgctgctgctttcctCTTCTGATTTCTTGGCTTTGTTAAGCGTATTAGCCACAATATGGTCGTAGCAAACATGCTACATAAAAGGCTCAAAATTCGACTGAGCACATTTATCGATTGGCTAGAAATGTGATCTGCAAAATTATCGATAATAATGCttggaattattattattattatcattattattattattattattattattattattattattattattattattattattattattattattattattattattattattattattattattattattattattattattattattattattattatttttattattattattgccatacattatatataatatattattagtagtataatatttttattaagaatgATCTATGAGATAATATTCGATatctgtatttattattagagAATCTTTATTTGTACATCTTTGTTCTATTTCGACTCCTCGCATTTACATATCTTTGTTAAGCGGAAATGGAAATAAGCGTGATATCCTTAACAAAATTTTAGATTCGCATTTATTAGCTTCTACTGCACAAtctttcttctctctttctccttcgTTCCCTTTTGCCATCTCTCTCTGACTAACTGCTGCAAATTATAGTCATCATTTGAAAAGTCATTGCAACATTTCCGCATCTCTTTCCTGCCCCCGCTCCCACGTCACAGTTCGTCTGCTTTGCACTCGAATTCACTTGATTACAAAGTAATTTATTGGAAAAACAGGCGACCAAgcagagatagaaagagagcaCAAGAAAGTGTGTGTAAgttcgagagagagagagagagagagagagagagagagagagagagagagagagagagtgagagcaaaGAGATTTGTCTAGCGTCCCTTCGTTTGGCCCTTTAGCTTATCCGCTGTGCATACGAAATGCGGCAAATcccaaaaatcaacaaacaaatgaaaagaaaattcaataaaatacgTTAAGGCAAGGAAACGCTAACCAGTGAGTTA encodes the following:
- the LOC133843909 gene encoding uncharacterized protein LOC133843909, coding for MLQMRFVFLFICLLLLLGSQSTDGFIIRFITETLQNNVAGEPVIHERTNWNFDPEGAKKARAIYYEKNGYRSAKFIESIGVGLDGYHEERRQQQQERDVGRLNGEHFINFPAEPPSL